Proteins from a genomic interval of Coccinella septempunctata chromosome 2, icCocSept1.1, whole genome shotgun sequence:
- the LOC123308490 gene encoding probable peroxisomal membrane protein PEX13 has product MTSSSETSLSQNASALRQDGQDILSSCTNARSVPQLPPRPINQYRPTGVMPYSGYGGSTYGSYGGLGSYGSLSSYGSYGGPSSYGSYGMPSMYNSYGGYNSMGMYNMPGVYGGINDDAERRFIQYAEESSRKTFSNVESIVRAFGSIAMMLDNTFFALTSSFRAVLSVAENFGRLRTTFSQIWYSVSVFRFVNWLYRKVLELLGKKPRSPTSAAWNQATKGIPNGVLNEGSSQSSWPTIAFLGILASAPYIISKFLPKYEDKSDMSSWKSPGVPAKAAFDFVGSNPSEMSIALNDDVVIAPLYIQESMKLRNTGWAYALSKGKSGLVPLNYLLLNKSTKKQDPIPVATSNLSRENFLKNFENTNWFSDNPNAPPSEEEVKTKSKAKRVSFGENQIFENIDLDSLRKEADSETKQLKSSLKNSNHNNEQGSDCDKHIS; this is encoded by the exons ATGACATCTTCAAGTGAAACCAGTCTTTCACAAAATGCCTCAGCATTGAGGCAAGATGGTCAAGATATCCTTTCGTCTTGCACAAATGCAAGATCCGTACCTCAACTGCCTCCACGGCCGATCAATCAGTACAGGCCAACTGGTGTAATGCCCTACTCAG GTTATGGTGGGTCCACGTATGGAAGCTATGGTGGCTTAGGAAGTTATGGAAGCTTGAGTAGTTATGGTAGTTATGGAGGTCCAAGCTCCTATGGGTCGTATGGTATGCCCTCCATGTACAACTCTTATGGTGGATACAATAGTATGGGTATGTACAATATGCCAGGAGTATATGGGGGTATTAATGATGATGCAGAAAGGCGATTCATTCAGTATGCTGAGGAAAGTTCACGAAAAACATTCTCTAATGTTGAAAGCATTGTCAG GGCATTTGGTAGCATAGCAATGATGTTGGACAACACCTTCTTCGCCTTAACAAGCTCGTTTAGAGCCGTTTTGAGTGTAGCAGAGAACTTCGGAAGATTGAGGACCACATTCAGTCAAATTTGGTACTCGGTGAGCGTTTTCAGATTCGTTAATTGGCTTTATAGGAAAGTATTGGAACTTCTTGGTAAAAAACCCAGGAGTCCAACTTCTGCTGCATGGAATCAAGCAACAAAAGGAATACCCAACGGTGTTCTGAATGAAGGTTCATCGCAATCCAGCTGGCCCACTATAGCGTTTTTAGGCATCTTAGCATCTGCCCCTTATATTATCAGCAAATTTCTGCCTAAATACGAAG ATAAATCAGACATGTCCAGCTGGAAATCCCCAGGTGTGCCTGCGAAAGCAGCATTCGACTTTGTTGGGAGTAACCCATCAGAAATGTCAATTGCGTTAAATGACGATGTGGTAATAGCCCCTCTGTATATTCAAGAATCTATGAAACTTAGGAATACAGGTTGGGCCTATGCCTTGAGCAAGGGTAAGAGTGGATTAGTCCCTCTCAATTACCTACTGTTGAATAAATCGACCAAGAAGCAAGACCCGATACCAGTAGCAACCAGCAATTTGAGTCGTGAAAACTTCCTCAAAAATTTCGAGAATACAAACTGGTTCTCAGATAATCCTAATGCTCCTCCGAGTGAGGAGGAGGTAAAAACTAAGTCGAAGGCTAAAAGAGTTAGTTTTGGGGAAAACCAAATTTTTGAGAATATAGATTTGGATAGTTTGAGGAAAGAGGCGGACAGTGAAACGAAACAGCTAAAGAGtagtttgaaaaattcaaatcataACAACGAACAGGGCAGTGATTGTGATAAACATATATCTTAG
- the LOC123307752 gene encoding trafficking protein particle complex subunit 6b: MSEETIFELLHSAVVDYVVEDNTKVSEKTNKTDAKDEDLSKLEYIGFFAGYRMIERLTREMPRFKDELDTMKFICTDLWSAIYKKQIDNLRTNHLGVYVLQDNAFRFLTKLSNGKQYLDLAPRYVTFTCGVLRGCLANLGIESIVTAEIQTMPSCKFHIQVQRPC, translated from the exons ATGTCtgaagaaacaatttttgaatTACTGCATTCAGCTGTTGTTGATTATGTCGTTGAGGATAATACTAAAGTATcggaaaaaacaaataaaaccgATGCAAAG GACGAAGATTTATCGAAACTAGAATATATAGGATTCTTCGCTGGTTATAGAATGATAGAAAG ACTAACAAGAGAAATGCCCCGTTTTAAGGATGAATTAGATACTATGAAATTCATTTGTACAGATCTCTGGTCTGCAATTTACAAAAAACAAATAGATAATTTGAGAACTAATCATTTAGGAGTGTATGTTTTACAAGATAATGCCTTTCGATTCTTAACTAAGTTGTCAAATGGCAAGCAGTATTTAGATTTAGCACCAAGATATGTAACCTTCACTTGTGGAGTGTTGAGGGGGTGTTTGGCAAATTTAGGCATAGAAAGTATTGTTACAGCTGAGATACAGACAATGCCTTCTTGTAAATTCCATATACAGGTCCAGAGACCttgctga
- the LOC123307751 gene encoding translocon-associated protein subunit delta-like, giving the protein MFKFVNFAFFFACLNLAFSETCKNPVITSHSFTTQDSTYLTNIAYIGVFEVKCENDGILKNIYADLNGNIAPVSTVDKNKFQVSWTEDIKKASSGDKVVRIYNEDDVATLRKAQRSGEDINSVPALGSIVVNHPGTYNGPLVNGEFLALVVASVTVYYAIVSKLQITC; this is encoded by the exons ATGTTTAAGTTTGTAAATTTTGCATTCTTTTTCGCCTGTTTGAATCTGGCTTTCAGTGAAACTTGTAAAAATCCTGTAATAACATCACATTCATTCACAACACAGGATTCTACATATCTAACTAACATCGCTTATATTGGTGTCTTTGAGGTGAAATGCGAAAATGATggcattttgaaaaatatttatgccGATCTCAACGGAAATATTGCTCCAGTATCAACTGTAGATAAAAATAAGTTCCAG GTAAGCTGGactgaagatattaaaaaagCTTCTTCGGGAGATAAAGTTGTTAGAATTTATAATGAAGATGATGTGGCTACTTTGAGGAAAGCTCAAAGATCTGGTGAGGACATCAATTCTGTGCCAGCTTTAGGATCAATTGTCGTCAACCATCCTGGTACCTATAACGGTCCTTTAGTGAACGGTGAATTTTTAGCTTTAGTAGTGGCTTCAGTCACTGTATATTATGCAATTGTTTCTAAGTTGCAGATTACTTGTTAG
- the LOC123307753 gene encoding cytochrome c oxidase subunit 5B, mitochondrial-like has protein sequence MASLCGRLAVNAVRRNVTNNIFRAYASNKVTLGDPIEHATGLEKRELLAKAAGNPNPFDIRVIKQGPGTRERPTEIPSAFDARIVGCICEEEASYVNWMWLYKGQPKRCECGHWYTLVHKAPV, from the exons ATGGCCTCGTTGTGTGGTAGACTGGCAGTGAATGCAGTTAGGCGCAACGTTACAAATAACATTTTCAGAGCCTACGCTTCAAATAAAG TTACCCTTGGCGACCCCATTGAGCATGCCACCGGTTTAGAAAAACGTGAATTGTTGGCCAAAGCTGCAGGAAACCCAAACCCCTTCGATATTCGTGTCATTAAACAAGGTCCAGGAACTAGAGAACGCCCTACTGAAATACCCTCTGCCTTTGATGCTAGGATTGTCGGATGCATTTGTGAGGAAGAAGCTTCATATGTTAACTGGATGTGGTTATATAAAGGTCAACCTAAGAGGTGTGAATGTGGACATTGGTACACCCTTGTTCACAAAGCACCTGTTTAA
- the LOC123306867 gene encoding 40S ribosomal protein S7: MANKIIKSGGAEPDQFETQVAQALLELEQSSDLKAQLRELHITKAKEIDSNNKKSIIIYVPMPKLKQFQKLQSDLVRELEKKFSGRHVVFVGERKILNKPTRKTRTRSKQKRPRSRTLTAVYDAILDDLVYPAEIIGKRIRVKLDGSQLIKVHLDKNQQTNIEHKVDTFSSIYKKLTGREVIFQFPESYL; the protein is encoded by the exons atggCTAACAAAATAATTAAATCTGGCGGTGCGGAACCCGATCAGTTTGAGACCCAAGTGGCTCAAGCTTTGTTGGAATTGGAACAAAGTTCTGATTTGAAAGCTCAACTTAGGGAGCTCCATATAACGAAAGCTAAGGAAATCGATTCTAACAACAAAAAG tcTATCATCATCTATGTACCCATGCCCAAGCTTAAGCAATTCCAAAAATTGCAATCAGACTTAGTCAGAGAACTTGAAAAGAAATTCAGTGGCAGGCATGTAGTTTTCGTAGGAGAGCGTAAAATCTTGAATAAGCCTACACGTAAGACTAGGACCAGAAGCAAGCAGAAGCGTCCAAGATCTCGTACTCTGACTGCTGTTTATGATGCTATTTTGGATGACTTGGTTTATCCTGCTGAAATCATTGGCAAGAGGATTAGGGTTAAATTAGATGGTTCCCAACTCATCAAGGTCCATCTTGACAAAAATCAACAGACTAACATTGAACATAAG GTTGATACCTTCTCTTCAATTTACAAGAAGTTGACCGGCAGGGAAGTTATATTCCAATTCCCCGAATCATATTTGTAA
- the LOC123308150 gene encoding EARP-interacting protein homolog, with protein MDNENSLIYGLEFQARALAPILAETEKLKFIIGTQSLKQSNNQIHLVEFNEEESVLKPQLFHHTEGEVWRITSSAVDASKIAVCYNSIIDESTCAMKSHVLKLPENYDSNIIDNLEVSNKLDIPSNDVKTTEFHPTNETRAASVTENKILLWDLSDFNARPISEIQLETKNNLKYSLGKWNPHQNCNQFSALTETHLKTYDVRTGDIAWSIDCCHRIFVRDIDYNMNKQYHIATCGDDSFLKIWDYRQTANPIFSRSDHTHWIWSVRFNPFHDQLILTASTDGRVLLSSAASVSSENVIESCLTEESNELEAKQILSDGPLQWCEHEDSVYCAEWSPAEPWIFASLSHDGRLLITRVKKSLKYQIML; from the exons ATGGATAATGAGAATTCATTGATATATGGTTTGGAATTTCAG GCCAGAGCACTAGCCCCAATATTAGCTGAAACAGAAAAACTGAAATTTATAATAGGAACTCAGTCATTGAAACAATCTAACAATCAAATCCATTTGGTGGAATTCAATGAAGAAGAGTCTGTATTAAAACCCCAG ttatttcacCATACAGAGGGTGAAGTATGGAGAATAACATCCAGTGCTGTAGATGCTTCTAAAATTGCTGTTTGTTACAATTCAATCATAGATGAGAGTACTTGTGCTATGAAGAGCCATGTATTGAAATTGCCAGAAAACTATGACTCTAATATAATCGATAACTTGGAAGTATCCAATAAACTGGACATACCCAGCAACGATGTTAAAACTACTGAATTTCACCCCACCAATGAAACTAGGGCTGCCTCTGTTACagagaataaaattttattatgggATCTTTCAGATTTTAACGCTAGACCTATATCTGAGATCCAGTTAGAAACTAAAAATAATCTGAAGTATTCACTTGGTAAATGGAATCCCCATCAAAATTGTAATCAA TTTTCAGCATTAacagaaacacatttgaaaacTTATGATGTAAGGACTGGTGATATAGCATGGAGTATTGATTGTTGTCACAGGATTTTTGTAAGAGATATTGATTACAATATGAACAAGCAGTATCACATAGCTACTTGTGGTGATGATAGCTTTCTCAAAATTTGGGATTATAGACAAACTGCCAATCCAATTTTCTCGAGAAGCGATCATACTCATTG GATCTGGTCAGTACGTTTCAACCCATTCCATGACCAACTAATATTAACTGCTAGTACAGATGGGCGGGTGCTTCTCTCAAGTGCTGCAAGTGTCAGCTCGGAAAACGTAATTGAAAGTTGTCTTACAGAAGAAAGCAACGAACTTGAAGCCAAACAGAT ATTATCAGATGGCCCCCTTCAATGGTGTGAGCATGAAGACAGCGTTTACTGTGCCGAATGGTCACCAGCAGAGCCCTGGATTTTTGCTTCGTTAAGTCATGATGGAAGATTATTGATAACAAGGGTTAAGAAGTCtttgaaatatcaaataatGTTATGA
- the LOC123308151 gene encoding exosome complex component MTR3-like — MPIDYKRLNGPEDAVPYKLFTKLNTKSLKEQYKSCISENGLRKDGRNILEHRKLFLKTGVVAHAKGSAYLEQGRTIVVTSVFDPREIPNRTDYSSKGEIYCEFKFAPFSCSKRRLHQQDSQEKEYSSVMKKALESVVCRHEFPNFQVDIYTLVLHNDGSALSAAITAAGAALVSAGIPMFDIVTSVTLSIQGNTVILDPDRTEESLSNIAIEKEHGTIVMCYLSSHEQVTNFYQVGHLSVDTVTKSMDTLIAACKNILPAIQKCFVRNVLEITRRE; from the exons ATGCCTATTGATTATAAGAGATTGAATGGCCCCGAGGATGCGGTACCGTACAAATTATTCACCAAACTCAATACGAAAAGTTTGAAGGAACAATATAAATCCTGCATTTCTGAGAATGGGCTCAGGAAAGATGGAAGAAACATTCTTGAGCATAGGAAATTAT ttttgAAAACAGGAGTTGTGGCTCATGCTAAAGGATCTGCTTATCTTGAACAAGGTAGAACCATAGTCGTTACTTCTGTATTCGATCCTAGGGAAATTCCAAATAGAACAGATTATTCCTCTAAGGGAGAAATATATTGCGAATTCAAGTTTGCTCCATTCAGCTGCTCTAAAAGAAGGTTACATCAGCAAGACTCTCAGGAGAAAGAATACAGCTCTGTTATGAAAAAAGCTCTAGAATCTGTAGTTTGCAGACATGAATTTCCTAATTTTCAAGTAGATATTTATACATTAGTACTACATAATGATGGATCAGCTCTTAGTGCTGCTATAACAGCAGCAGGTGCTGCTCTTGTATCTGCTGGAATACCTATGTTTGATATAGTTACTTCTGTTACATTATCAATACAAGGGAATACAGTAATACTTGATCCAGATAGGACAGAAGAATCTTTATCAAACATAGCCATTGAGAAAGAACATGGAACAATTGTCATGTGCTATCTATCCTCACACGAGCAAGTAACGAATTTCTACCAAGTGGGTCATTTATCTGTTGATACTGTGACAAAAAGTATGGATACCTTAATTGCAGCATGTAAAAATATATTGCCTGccattcaaaaatgttttgtgaGAAATGTATTAGAAATAACTAGAAGAGAATAA
- the LOC123307694 gene encoding trifunctional enzyme subunit beta, mitochondrial, giving the protein MMSQIGSRIPKNASIINTLISGNVRALSTTPQLNAKKTLQDKTGKNIVLVDGVRTPFLISGTDYSKMMAYDLAKHSLKGILEKTGLPKEMVEYVIYGTVIQEVETSNIAREAMLCAGYSDKTPAHTVTMACISSNVAITSAIGLIASGTYDTIVAGGVEFMSDIPIRFSRKLRSIMLKANKAKTLGQKLSLLGQVRPADILPQLPAVSEFSSKETMGHSADRLAAAFEASRKEQDEFAMRSHTLAKEAHEKGYLTDVIPIKVPGVNKSIEKDNGVRVSTMEQLSKLKPAFVKPYGTVTAANSSFLTDGASAALIMPEAKAKALGLKPKAYLRDFTYVAQDPIDQLLLGPAYGTPIILQKAGLGIKDIDTWEFHEAFAGQIVANLKAMDSDWFAQTYMNRSSKVGAPDMDKFNKWGGSLSIGHPFAATGIRLAMHTANRLVREDGQIGLVAACAAGGQGVAMLLERHPDATPN; this is encoded by the exons ATGATGTCGCAAATCGGTAGTAGGATACCAAAAAATGCTTCCATTATCAACACTTTAATTTCTG gTAATGTGAGAGCTCTGTCTACAACTCCTCAATTAAATGcgaaaaaaacactacaagatAAGACAGGgaaaaatattgttcttgtagATGGAGTTCGAACACCTTTTTTGATATCTGGAACCGATTATTCAAAAATGATGGCTTATGATCTGGCTAAACATTCCTTGAA GGGTATTCTAGAAAAAACTGGTTTACCTAAAGAAATGGTCGAATATGTAATTTATGGTACAGTAATTCAAGAAGTAGAAACCTCAAATATAGCTAGAGAAGCAATGCTTTGTGCAGGGTATAGCGATAAAACTCCAGCTCACACAGTAACCATGGCTTGCATTTCTTCTAATGTTGCGATTACATCAG CTATTGGACTCATCGCTAGTGGAACATACGACACAATCGTTGCTGGTGGAGTTGAATTTATGTCAGATATTCCGATCAGGTTCAGCAGAAAACTCAGAAGTATAATGCTGAAAGCTAATAAAGCTAAGACTCTTGGCCAAAAGTTATCTTTGTTGGGCCAAGTTAGACCGGCTGATATCTTACCACAG ttACCTGCAGTGTCTGAGTTTTCCTCTAAAGAGACCATGGGTCACTCTGCTGATCGTTTGGCAGCAGCTTTCGAAGCTTCTCGCAAAGAACAAGACGAGTTTGCGATGCGTTCTCACACTCTCGCCAAAGAGGCTCATGAGAAGGGTTATTTAACTGACGTGATTCCAATCAAG GTTCCTGGAGTCAATAAGTCCATCGAAAAGGATAATGGAGTGAGAGTTTCGACAATGGAGCAGCTCTCTAAGCTCAAACCAGCATTCGTTAAGCCTTATGGTACAGTTACTGCTGCCAATTCATCGTTTTTG acTGACGGTGCTTCTGCTGCTTTGATTATGCCTGAAGCGAAGGCTAAAGCACTAGGACTTAAACCTAAAGCTTACCTTAGAGATTTCACCTATGTAGCTCAGGACCCCATTGATCAACTTCTTCTTGGTCCAGCTTATGGAACCCCGATTATCCTCCAAAAGGCTGGTTTGGGAATTAAAGATATTGATACTTGGGAATTTCATGAAGCTTTCGCG GGACAAATAGTCGCTAATTTGAAAGCCATGGACAGCGATTGGTTTGCTCAAACCTACATGAACAGATCGTCCAAAGTGGGTGCTCCTGACATGGACAAATTTAACAAATGGGGTGGTTCCCTCTCGATTGGACATCCTTTCGCAGCAACCGGTATAAGACTCGCTATGCATACTGCAAATAGGCTGGTCAGAGAAGATGGGCAAATCGGTCTAGTAGCTGCTTGTGCCGCTGGTGGACAA GGTGTTGCCATGTTGTTGGAAAGACATCCAGACGCCACACCCAACTGA
- the LOC123307695 gene encoding exosome complex component RRP41 — MSRNRELVSNIGLRLDGRRPNELRRIRCKLGVFPEPDGSAYIEQGLTKVLASVYGPHQVRGGRSKAQHDAAVINCQFSMAVFSTGERKRRPRGDRKSTEMSIHLRQALVAAIKIELYPWSQIDVYVEVLHADGGIYPACVNAATLALVDAGIPLKEYVVACTASLANKDISMIDISHQEELMGGPTLTLAALPISGKIVLLEMSKRFHVDDLQKVIDKALEGCRDIKNILDEAVRNNLRHTGSSTGWILT, encoded by the coding sequence atgaGTCGAAACAGAGAACTCGTATCTAATATTGGACTTCGACTAGATGGTAGGAGACCTAATGAACTGAGAAGGATACGTTGTAAATTAGGCGTATTTCCTGAACCTGATGGAAGTGCTTACATTGAACAAGGTCTCACCAAAGTCCTAGCTTCGGTTTATGGACCTCACCAGGTTCGTGGAGGCAGATCGAAGGCCCAACATGATGCGGCAGTCATCAATTGTCAGTTTAGTATGGCCGTATTTTCCACAGGAGAGAGAAAAAGAAGACCCAGAGGGGATAGGAAATCTACAGAAATGTCCATTCATTTGAGACAGGCGTTAGTTGCGGCAATTAAAATCGAATTATATCCATGGTCTCAAATCGACGTCTACGTTGAAGTTCTCCACGCAGACGGAGGAATATACCCTGCATGTGTAAACGCAGCCACACTAGCTTTGGTTGATGCGGGCATCCCCTTGAAGGAGTATGTAGTTGCTTGCACAGCGTCTTTAGCAAACAAAGATATATCAATGATTGATATTTCGCATCAAGAAGAATTGATGGGAGGACCTACTCTAACCCTTGCTGCTTTACCAATATCGGGAAAAATTGTTTTGTTAGAGATGTCCAAAAGATTCCACGTTGATGATTTGCAGAAAGTGATTGATAAAGCTCTGGAGGGATGTAGagatatcaaaaatattctAGATGAAGCTGTTAGGAATAATCTTCGACATACTGGAAGCTCAACAGGTTGGATTTTGACATGA
- the LOC123307347 gene encoding H(+)/Cl(-) exchange transporter 5-like: MEKFPLKRSGSPPGQTSPTYQSLNNKYINPKTNPVNNLNDDMSDISATGGGDTPVRSVDDEEAMQYSISYGGIQDTSDIPGIGQYDDFHTIDWQRDIAHDRMRHRYLVKKKQDSIWNLIQGFHDAWSGWLCVLLVGLCTGVVAGVIDIGASWMTDLKFGICLQAFWLNQEQCCWSSNETAFDSGNCSHWYTWAEVLGATNEGAGSYMISYLFYIMQALLFAALSASLVRMFAPYACGSGIPEIKTILSGFIIRGYLGKWTLIIKSVGLILSVSSGLSLGKEGPMVHIACCIGNILSYLFPKYGRNEAKKREILSASAAAGVSVAFGAPIGGVLFSLEEVSYYFPLKTLWRSFFCALIAAFILRSINPFGNEHSVLFYVEYNKPWIFSELISFIGLGIVGGIIGTLFIKANIYWCRYRKLSKLGQYPVTEVLVVTVITAIISYPNKYTRMSTSQLIYLLFSQCGISNTDALCDYNRNFTDVNMAIEIAEAGPGVHRAIYLLIMALLLKLGTTIFTFGIKVPCGLFIPSLCLGAIVGRIWGIAIEQMAYYYPKSWMFTGECSTGDDCITPGLYAMVGAAAVLGGVTRMTVSLVVIMFELTGGVRYIVPLMAAAMASKWVGDALGKQGIYDAHIALNGYPFLDSKDEFQHTSLAADVMQPKRNDMLSVITQDSMTVDDIETLLKETEHNGYPVVVSRESQYLVGLVLRRDLHLSISNAKRMIEGVCGQSMVLFTSGNPPQTLGPPPLKLKKILDMAPITITDQTPMETVVDMFRKLGLRQTLVTHNGRLLGVITKKDVLRHIKQMDNEDPSSILFN; encoded by the coding sequence ATGGAGAAATTTCCACTTAAAAGATCAGGATCACCACCAGGGCAGACATCTCCCACATATCAATCCCTTAATAATAAGTACATAAACCCAAAAACAAACCCTGTGAATAATTTAAATGACGATATGAGTGATATCTCAGCTACAGGAGGAGGCGACACTCCCGTTCGTTCAGTGGATGATGAAGAAGCAATGCAATATTCTATTTCATATGGTGGTATACAAGATACATCCGACATTCCAGGGATTGGTCAGTATGATGACTTTCACACAATTGACTGGCAAAGGGACATTGCTCATGATCGTATGAGGCACAGATATTTGGTCAAGAAAAAGCAGGACTCTATTTGGAATCTAATACAAGGATTTCATGATGCTTGGTCGGGATGGCTGTGTGTACTCTTGGTAGGGCTCTGTACAGGTGTTGTAGCAGGTGTAATAGATATTGGAGCAAGTTGGATGACGGATCTAAAATTTGGTATTTGCTTACAAGCATTCTGGCTCAATCAGGAACAGTGCTGTTGGTCTTCAAATGAAACAGCTTTTGATAGCGGTAACTGTTCTCACTGGTATACATGGGCAGAAGTATTAGGAGCCACAAATGAAGGAGCAGGTTCTTATATGAtatcttatttattttatattatgcAAGCACTTCTTTTTGCTGCATTATCAGCATCGTTAGTACGTATGTTCGCACCATATGCATGTGGATCTGGTATCCCAGAGATTAAAACAATACTCAGCGGTTTCATCATTAGAGGGTATTTAGGAAAATGGACACTTATCATCAAGAGTGTAGGACTAATTTTGTCTGTTTCCTCTGGCCTCAGTCTTGGCAAAGAAGGTCCAATGGTACACATAGCATGTTGTATCGgaaacattctatcatatttattCCCCAAGTATGGTCGGAATGAAGCAAAGAAGAGAGAAATTTTATCGGCATCAGCTGCGGCAGGAGTGTCTGTTGCATTTGGTGCCCCTATTGGCGGAGTTTTATTCAGTTTGGAAGAAGTAAGCTACTATTTTCCCTTGAAAACATTATGGCGATCGTTCTTCTGCGCGCTCATAGCAGCATTTATATTGAGATCGATCAACCCGTTTGGAAATGAACATTCAGTGTTATTTTATGTTGAATATAATAAGCCATGGATATTTTCGGAGCTGATCTCTTTCATCGGATTAGGAATAGTTGGAGGCATCATTGGAACATTGTTCATCAAGGCAAACATTTACTGGTGTAGGTACAGAAAATTATCTAAATTGGGCCAATATCCTGTGACTGAAGTGTTGGTGGTTACCGTTATCACTGCTATTATTTCATATCCGAACAAGTACACACGAATGAGCACCTCGCAATTGATTTACCTGTTGTTTAGTCAGTGTGGCATTTCAAATACCGATGCTTTATGTGATTACAACAGGAATTTTACAGATGTTAACATGGCCATTGAGATTGCCGAAGCAGGACCAGGCGTTCATCGCGCTATATACCTCTTGATCATGGCATTGTTGCTGAAACTTGGAACGACAATATTCACGTTCGGTATCAAAGTACCTTGTGGACTTTTCATTCCAAGTTTATGTCTAGGTGCTATCGTTGGTCGAATTTGGGGTATAGCGATTGAGCAAATGGCTTATTACTACCCTAAAAGTTGGATGTTCACCGGAGAGTGTTCCACTGGTGATGACTGTATAACACCCGGATTGTATGCTATGGTAGGCGCAGCCGCAGTTCTTGGAGGAGTTACCAGAATGACAGTGTCCCTGGTTGTGATCATGTTTGAGCTTACCGGTGGCGTGAGGTACATAGTTCCCCTTATGGCAGCCGCTATGGCCAGTAAATGGGTTGGGGACGCCCTAGGGAAACAGGGTATCTACGATGCTCACATAGCTCTGAATGGGTACCCCTTCTTGGACTCCAAAGATGAATTCCAACACACTTCTCTGGCAGCGGATGTGATGCAACCCAAACGCAACGACATGCTCAGTGTCATAACCCAAGATTCAATGACAGTTGATGACATTGAAACGTTGCTAAAAGAAACAGAACATAATGGATACCCAGTGGTCGTCTCTAGAGAAAGTCAATATTTGGTTGGACTGGTCCTGAGAAGGGATCTGCATTTGTCCATATCGAATGCTAAGAGAATGATCGAAGGAGTGTGCGGTCAATCCATGGTACTGTTTACCAGCGGTAACCCTCCACAAACACTGGGACCACCACCACTGAAACTCAAGAAAATCTTGGATATGGCACCGATAACCATAACCGACCAGACACCGATGGAGACAGTGGTAGACATGTTCAGAAAATTGGGACTGAGACAAACTCTAGTCACTCATAATGGTCGTTTACTGGGCGTGATAACGAAGAAGGATGTACTTCGGCACATCAAGCAGATGGATAACGAAGACCCCAGTTCCATTCTATTCAACTGA